In Zunongwangia sp. HGR-M22, the sequence TTTTAACCATAGAGATGCTCCTCTTAAAATTCTTTAAATGAAGCTACTTATAAAATCTGCCACAATCGTAGACCAGCAAAGCGATTATCATTTAAAAAAAGCCGATATTCTCATTGAAGATGGCGTTATTAAAAAAATCGGAAATGCTATTGAAACTAAAGCTGATAAAGAAATTAGCATTGAAGGATTACACGTTTCACAGGGATGGTTTGATAGCAGCGTGAGTTTTGGAGAACCAGGTTATGAAGAACGTGAAACAATCGAAAACGGACTAAAAACCGCAGCATTTAGCGGATTTACCGATGTGGTCTTAAATGCGCAAACCAATCCAACAATAGATAATAGCTCTGCCATTTATTCGGTAAAAGCAAAGGCACAAGGAAATGCAGTAAACCTTTTGCCAACGGGCGCCTTAACCGTAAAAACTGAAGGTGTCGATCTTGCTGAACTTTTTGATATGGGAAATGCCGGTGCGGTAAGTTTTGCAGATTATAAAAAACCGGTAAGCAATCCTAATCTCCTAAAAATTGCTTTGCAATACGCACAAAATTTTGATGGATTGGTGCAATCTTTTCCGTTAGAAAAGAAAATAGCAGGAAAGGGAATTGTAAATGAGCATCATAACAGTACACTTCTAGGCTTAAAAGGAATACCCAATCTTGCTGAAGACCTGCAAATTGCACGTGATCTTTATCTTTTAGAATA encodes:
- a CDS encoding dihydroorotase → MKLLIKSATIVDQQSDYHLKKADILIEDGVIKKIGNAIETKADKEISIEGLHVSQGWFDSSVSFGEPGYEERETIENGLKTAAFSGFTDVVLNAQTNPTIDNSSAIYSVKAKAQGNAVNLLPTGALTVKTEGVDLAELFDMGNAGAVSFADYKKPVSNPNLLKIALQYAQNFDGLVQSFPLEKKIAGKGIVNEHHNSTLLGLKGIPNLAEDLQIARDLYLLEYTGGKLHIPTVSTEKSVALIKEAKKKGLDVTCSVAIHNLVLTDDLLSEFDTRAKVMPPLRTKKDTKALIKGLKEGTIDFVTSDHDPIDIENKKVEFDNANYGTIGLESAFGALQTIFSTEETVEILTRGKERFKAESSIITEEEMAKLSFFLPEEKYTFQKSDILSTSQNSIFLGQKLKGKAIGIFNNNQLIISEDL